The following proteins come from a genomic window of Aquimarina sp. MAR_2010_214:
- a CDS encoding sulfite exporter TauE/SafE family protein: protein MLSRYLPIFVILAILSEILGTVGGFGSSVYFVPIANLFLDFQSVLGITALFHLSSNTTKIVFFRKGLDKKIVLALGIPAIVFVSVGAYFSKHIDPEILTYILGFFLIGLSLLFLIFKQFKVKSNTKSAIIGGSLSGLSAGLLGTGGAIRGITMSAFKMNKDKFIATSAVIDLGVDFSRTVVYYFNGYIHQHDMYLVPILIVVSIIGTWIGKKILNKISQEQFRKFVLFLILGIGIISVISNL from the coding sequence ATGCTATCTAGATATCTGCCTATTTTCGTAATACTAGCTATTCTTTCAGAAATATTAGGAACAGTAGGAGGTTTTGGTTCTTCAGTATATTTTGTTCCTATTGCCAACCTTTTTCTTGATTTCCAATCTGTTTTGGGAATAACAGCATTATTTCACTTGTCTAGCAATACGACCAAAATTGTATTTTTCAGAAAGGGACTAGATAAAAAGATAGTATTAGCTTTAGGCATACCAGCTATAGTATTTGTTTCTGTGGGAGCATATTTCAGTAAGCATATAGACCCAGAAATACTTACATATATTCTAGGTTTTTTTCTGATAGGATTAAGCTTATTGTTCCTTATTTTTAAACAATTTAAGGTAAAATCAAATACTAAAAGTGCAATTATAGGAGGATCTTTGTCAGGATTAAGCGCAGGACTTCTAGGAACAGGAGGTGCAATAAGAGGCATTACTATGTCTGCTTTCAAAATGAATAAAGACAAGTTTATAGCTACTTCGGCAGTAATTGATTTGGGAGTAGATTTTAGCAGAACAGTAGTATACTATTTTAATGGGTATATACATCAACATGATATGTACTTAGTTCCTATTTTAATTGTTGTGAGTATTATAGGAACCTGGATAGGAAAGAAAATTCTAAATAAAATCTCTCAGGAACAATTTAGAAAATTTGTGCTATTTCTGATATTAGGAATAGGAATCATAAGTGTAATATCAAACCTTTGA
- a CDS encoding AraC family transcriptional regulator yields MESIQYIIDKIPIRHDLVSYFMFLGIFLGVLLSLVILFRTSKNTAFRIYGWSLLLQSIIAIDVFLCYTGLLKYVPHVNDSTEPLVLLLGPSIYMFVYALLERNSITFKKHWIHILPSAIYFLSQVKYYTQPVSIKINAYLGAYFSEMSRIPVPDDIDYSYLWIKDEFRWLVLSSFVIYIILSIKLIVRHFYASETKNANNIKVNKYDFSRNTIIGFLATFILVFLVFLNFEDDAGDHYIFIFLTILILITTFVLLSESRFFENSWIADKYETSKIKNDQNSIKEIKAYIKDEAYYLLPTASLKDLAKTLGSNSNYISQAINANTNLNFNDFINQYRIEESKKRLLDENYSHLTIEAIGNSVGFKSKATFYNAFKKHVEMSPKAFIKFQKPAS; encoded by the coding sequence ATGGAAAGTATTCAATATATAATCGATAAGATCCCGATACGTCATGATCTGGTATCATATTTTATGTTTTTGGGTATATTTTTAGGAGTATTATTGAGTTTAGTAATTCTTTTTAGAACCTCAAAAAATACTGCCTTTAGAATATATGGGTGGTCTTTATTGCTGCAATCTATTATTGCAATTGATGTTTTCTTATGTTATACAGGTCTTTTAAAATATGTACCACATGTAAATGATAGTACAGAGCCTCTGGTATTGCTTTTGGGACCATCGATATATATGTTTGTTTATGCATTGCTAGAAAGAAATTCAATTACTTTTAAGAAGCATTGGATACACATTTTGCCATCTGCAATATATTTTTTGTCTCAGGTAAAATACTATACACAACCTGTTTCTATAAAGATTAATGCATATTTAGGAGCATATTTTTCAGAAATGTCAAGAATTCCTGTTCCAGATGATATAGATTATTCTTACCTGTGGATAAAAGATGAATTTAGATGGCTCGTTTTATCCAGTTTTGTCATTTACATTATACTATCTATAAAACTTATAGTAAGACATTTTTATGCAAGTGAGACCAAAAATGCAAATAATATAAAAGTTAATAAATATGATTTTTCTAGAAACACGATTATTGGATTTTTGGCCACATTTATCCTTGTTTTTTTAGTATTTCTAAATTTTGAAGATGATGCGGGGGATCATTATATTTTTATTTTTCTTACGATACTTATTCTAATCACAACTTTTGTTCTACTTTCAGAGTCGCGATTCTTTGAAAATTCGTGGATAGCCGATAAGTATGAAACTTCAAAAATTAAGAATGATCAAAATTCTATAAAAGAAATAAAAGCATATATCAAAGATGAAGCATACTATTTATTACCTACAGCTTCATTAAAAGATTTAGCAAAAACCTTAGGGTCTAATTCTAATTATATTTCTCAGGCAATAAATGCAAATACTAATTTAAATTTTAATGATTTTATAAATCAATATAGAATTGAAGAATCGAAAAAAAGATTATTAGATGAAAACTATAGCCATCTTACTATTGAAGCTATTGGTAATTCTGTTGGTTTTAAATCAAAAGCTACATTCTACAACGCTTTTAAAAAACACGTAGAAATGTCTCCAAAAGCATTTATAAAATTTCAAAAACCTGCTTCTTAA
- a CDS encoding MlaD family protein, producing the protein MKKTTSQKLKLGVFVVIGTLLLIAALYSIGNRQNLFGSNIRIMTQFTNVNGLELGNNVRYSGINVGIVSRIKMIGDTQIIVEMLIQENIGKHIKKDAVATIGSDGLVGNMIVNIIPRESKKPPVVSGDTIQSYSKIGTDDMLTTLNVTNENAALLTADLLKITTKIIEGNGTIGLLINDSVMAKDLKHTIFQLKNASTGASQAITELKDIISSMKQGQSVASVLLQDSLSGQKMKTIVNNLEQSSVDISQITKNLNLVLKDMKEGKGALHYLTANPNLVKDIDSTMSNIKEGTYRFNENMEALKHNFLFRGYFKKQEKEKKKEESLKNNNNEN; encoded by the coding sequence ATGAAAAAAACCACATCTCAAAAATTGAAACTTGGTGTTTTTGTAGTGATAGGTACACTACTGCTTATAGCAGCATTATATTCTATAGGAAATCGACAAAATCTCTTTGGAAGCAATATTAGAATCATGACGCAATTCACTAATGTCAATGGTCTTGAATTAGGAAATAATGTTCGCTATTCTGGAATCAACGTGGGTATTGTGAGTAGAATTAAGATGATAGGAGATACACAGATTATTGTAGAAATGCTAATTCAGGAAAACATAGGAAAACATATCAAAAAAGATGCAGTAGCAACTATCGGATCAGATGGTTTGGTAGGTAATATGATCGTAAATATTATTCCTAGAGAAAGCAAAAAACCTCCTGTGGTTTCTGGAGATACTATTCAATCTTATAGTAAAATAGGAACAGATGATATGCTTACCACTCTTAATGTTACCAATGAAAATGCAGCGCTGCTTACCGCAGACTTGTTGAAAATAACAACAAAAATCATTGAAGGCAATGGAACCATCGGATTATTGATTAATGATTCTGTAATGGCAAAAGATTTGAAACATACCATTTTTCAGTTAAAAAATGCAAGTACAGGAGCATCACAGGCTATTACAGAACTTAAAGACATTATTTCTTCTATGAAACAGGGTCAAAGTGTCGCAAGTGTTTTGTTGCAGGATAGCCTATCTGGTCAAAAAATGAAAACTATAGTGAATAACCTGGAACAATCCAGTGTGGATATTAGTCAGATAACCAAAAACCTAAATCTTGTACTAAAAGACATGAAAGAAGGAAAAGGAGCACTGCATTATCTAACTGCCAACCCAAATCTGGTTAAAGATATTGATTCTACTATGAGCAATATTAAAGAAGGAACATATCGTTTTAACGAGAATATGGAGGCCCTAAAACATAATTTTTTATTTAGAGGGTATTTTAAAAAGCAAGAAAAAGAAAAGAAAAAAGAAGAATCTTTAAAAAACAACAACAATGAAAATTGA
- a CDS encoding ABC transporter ATP-binding protein produces MKPKKNISPVLEIKDLRKNFGENHVLNGFSLQLFEGENLVVMGKSGSGKSVMIKCLVGLMQADGGSIRIKGQDITVLGQIELDLLRTEIGFLFQGSALYDSMTVRENLEFPLRRHKDKLNMTGHTETLVLEALKNVGLAHAIDLMPSELSGGMQRRVALARALILKPKIILYDEPTTGLDPITAKEIIQLMRSIQKKYGTSSLIITHDVDCARVISNRIILLVDGINYAEGTYQELSQSDDPQVKAFFKH; encoded by the coding sequence ATGAAACCTAAAAAAAACATATCCCCTGTTCTTGAGATCAAAGATCTAAGAAAAAACTTTGGTGAGAATCATGTCCTCAATGGGTTTAGCTTGCAATTATTTGAAGGAGAAAATCTGGTGGTCATGGGTAAATCCGGTTCTGGTAAATCAGTAATGATCAAATGTCTTGTTGGTTTGATGCAAGCAGATGGAGGTAGTATACGAATAAAAGGGCAAGACATTACTGTTCTGGGACAAATAGAATTAGATTTGCTTAGAACCGAAATTGGTTTTTTGTTTCAGGGCAGTGCCTTATATGATTCTATGACCGTAAGAGAGAATCTCGAGTTTCCCTTACGTAGACATAAGGATAAATTAAATATGACTGGGCATACCGAAACACTAGTTCTTGAAGCATTGAAAAATGTAGGCTTAGCACATGCAATAGACCTAATGCCTTCTGAGCTTTCGGGAGGAATGCAGCGTAGGGTAGCATTAGCAAGAGCCTTGATTTTGAAACCTAAAATTATTCTTTATGATGAACCTACCACAGGGCTAGACCCTATAACTGCTAAAGAGATTATTCAATTGATGCGTAGTATTCAAAAAAAATACGGAACCTCATCATTGATCATTACACATGATGTGGATTGCGCAAGGGTGATTTCTAACAGAATCATTTTATTGGTAGATGGCATTAATTATGCAGAAGGTACATATCAGGAATTATCTCAATCAGATGATCCTCAAGTAAAAGCCTTTTTTAAACACTAG
- a CDS encoding DUF6544 family protein has protein sequence MILIIIASIFILLIVISIVGIVSFNASVEKEKVLLFNTSREIDIKITQKDLDDFPDLMKNYLSKVKIVGKPKYCNVIFTQKGEIRTGSKKKWLPFSATQYMSSNNSGFIWKAKALPMLIRDRYTNDTGEVKVSLLGLKDVVLFTGQKVDQSSLGRCLGELIWFPIGFLDPDISWEPIDDRTVKATITKKNNTLDGFFIFDQNGMIDHFKTKRYRDTELENFIGEVGKYQDRNELLIPDTMTAAWNLKKGKLNYFKASIVDYKLVSATC, from the coding sequence ATGATATTAATTATAATCGCAAGTATATTTATACTATTAATTGTAATATCCATAGTAGGGATAGTATCGTTTAATGCTTCTGTAGAAAAAGAAAAAGTACTGTTATTCAATACAAGTAGAGAAATAGATATAAAAATCACTCAGAAAGATTTGGATGATTTTCCTGATCTGATGAAAAATTACCTTAGCAAAGTCAAAATTGTAGGGAAACCAAAATATTGCAATGTTATTTTTACTCAAAAAGGAGAGATTAGAACAGGTTCAAAAAAAAAGTGGCTACCATTTTCTGCTACGCAATATATGTCTTCTAATAATTCGGGATTCATCTGGAAAGCTAAAGCATTACCTATGTTAATTAGGGATAGATATACGAATGATACCGGAGAAGTAAAAGTAAGTTTGTTGGGGTTAAAAGATGTAGTTTTGTTTACAGGTCAAAAAGTAGATCAAAGCTCACTAGGTAGATGTTTGGGAGAACTTATCTGGTTTCCGATAGGTTTTCTGGATCCAGATATCTCATGGGAACCTATAGATGATAGAACAGTAAAAGCTACGATTACTAAAAAGAATAATACCCTTGATGGATTTTTTATATTTGATCAAAACGGAATGATAGATCATTTTAAAACCAAAAGATACAGAGATACAGAATTAGAAAATTTTATTGGAGAAGTCGGAAAATACCAAGATCGTAACGAGTTATTAATTCCGGATACGATGACTGCTGCCTGGAATCTTAAAAAAGGCAAACTAAATTATTTTAAGGCTAGTATTGTTGATTACAAATTAGTATCTGCTACATGTTGA
- a CDS encoding ABC transporter permease, which translates to MTQSLRIVERIKAFFTEIGDLSYFSGRFFKEVFTRPFEFQELLRQCYNMGNRSLLLVGVTGFILGLVFTLQSRPTLMEFGAESWMPSMVGISIVREIGPVITALICAGRIGSGIGAELGSMRVTEQIDAMEVSGTNPFKYLVVTRIAATTLMLPILIIFGDAIALLGSAIVENLKGAVSYRLYFNQVFDAIKYSDIIPATAKSFFFGYAIGLVGCYKGYYCKKGTAGVGEASNSAVVYTSMLLFVIDFVAVFLADIFFEI; encoded by the coding sequence ATGACACAATCACTTCGTATAGTAGAAAGAATCAAAGCTTTTTTCACAGAGATTGGCGATTTATCATATTTCTCAGGGCGCTTTTTTAAAGAAGTATTTACCAGACCTTTTGAGTTTCAGGAATTATTGCGGCAGTGTTATAACATGGGTAATCGTTCTTTACTTTTGGTTGGAGTAACCGGATTTATTTTAGGGTTAGTTTTTACTCTTCAATCTCGACCTACTTTAATGGAATTTGGCGCAGAATCCTGGATGCCTTCTATGGTAGGAATTTCTATTGTAAGAGAAATCGGACCAGTAATTACTGCTCTTATTTGTGCAGGACGTATTGGCTCCGGAATCGGCGCCGAACTTGGATCGATGCGTGTAACAGAACAAATCGATGCGATGGAAGTATCGGGAACCAACCCTTTTAAATATCTTGTCGTTACTCGCATTGCAGCAACAACCTTAATGCTCCCTATATTAATCATTTTTGGAGATGCAATTGCTTTATTGGGCTCTGCCATTGTTGAAAATCTAAAAGGAGCTGTATCTTATCGACTATATTTTAATCAGGTTTTTGATGCTATAAAGTATAGCGATATCATTCCGGCAACAGCAAAATCATTCTTTTTTGGTTATGCTATAGGATTAGTAGGGTGCTATAAAGGGTATTATTGTAAAAAAGGAACTGCGGGTGTTGGTGAAGCATCAAACTCTGCAGTAGTATATACCTCAATGTTATTATTTGTCATTGACTTCGTAGCCGTATTTCTAGCAGATATATTTTTTGAAATTTAA
- a CDS encoding metallophosphoesterase family protein encodes MSSQYRLDRAYKNAKVVPFDDTSKFIFFSDCHRGDNSFADDFANNRNIYYHALKHYYNEGFTYCELGDGDELWENLGFETVFRAHKDIYELLQLFHAEYRLNLIWGNHDMVYRDPKYVKKHLSSYFDHKTDQEVPLFPDIKYHEAIVLKHENTEQEVFLIHGHQADFMNYIGWRVNRFLVRILWKPLQVVGIADPTSPAKNYKGTIRIERRIKKWIANNNNLLTIIGHTHRPRFPEAGELALFNDGSCVHPRSITGMEIENGSITLIKWQISTTEDGILKIIRVPLEGPQKLTEFITE; translated from the coding sequence ATGTCTTCTCAGTACCGTTTGGATCGTGCTTATAAAAATGCCAAAGTAGTTCCATTTGATGATACTTCTAAATTTATCTTTTTTAGCGACTGTCATCGGGGAGATAATAGTTTTGCAGATGATTTTGCAAATAACAGAAACATTTATTATCACGCATTAAAGCATTATTATAATGAAGGCTTTACTTATTGCGAATTAGGTGATGGAGATGAGCTGTGGGAAAATTTAGGTTTCGAGACTGTGTTTAGAGCGCATAAAGATATATATGAGTTGTTACAATTGTTTCATGCAGAGTATAGGCTGAATTTGATTTGGGGTAATCATGATATGGTGTATCGTGATCCAAAATATGTAAAAAAACATCTTAGCTCTTATTTTGACCATAAGACCGATCAGGAAGTCCCTTTGTTTCCTGATATAAAATATCATGAGGCTATTGTATTAAAGCATGAAAATACTGAGCAGGAAGTGTTTTTGATACACGGTCATCAGGCAGATTTCATGAATTATATAGGCTGGAGAGTCAATAGATTTCTTGTGCGAATTTTATGGAAACCTCTTCAGGTAGTGGGAATAGCAGATCCAACAAGTCCTGCAAAAAATTACAAAGGAACCATACGAATAGAGCGTAGAATCAAAAAATGGATTGCCAATAACAATAACTTGTTGACTATTATTGGCCATACGCACAGACCTCGGTTTCCAGAAGCTGGAGAACTAGCTTTGTTTAATGATGGAAGTTGTGTGCATCCTAGATCAATTACAGGAATGGAAATTGAAAATGGAAGTATAACCTTAATTAAATGGCAAATTTCTACTACTGAAGATGGAATACTAAAAATCATTAGAGTTCCCTTGGAAGGGCCTCAAAAATTAACTGAATTTATTACAGAATAG